The Solea senegalensis isolate Sse05_10M linkage group LG11, IFAPA_SoseM_1, whole genome shotgun sequence genomic interval TACAAGAGCACTACCTGTAAACAATAAAGCCTCACATCAATGTGGACAAAAACTCAGATAATTTGAGTCCTTTCTTTGCAATtgatgtccaaaatcagtcaatgAGAGGGAAACCAAAACATGGCTAAGGTGGTGGAAGTGGCAAAAGCAACCATGCACCTTAGTACTCACTCCAGTTGGTTTGACTTTTATCAGTTTGAACTTTTTCAGAGTGATGATGAAGTCATCAGTGCTGTTGAGGGGAATCTGGAGGCTCAAGTGAACATGTTTCCACAAAGGGGAAAGCAAAGCTTCAACATGGCTAGAACAAGTGCTCCTTCTTCAATTCTGAGTGAGAACAAGAACTTTCTAAAAGGCACTAATATATCAAACAGCATCTAATCTGCAGGACATTATGGTAAATAAGAAATAGGAGGCCTTACCTCCAAATCTTTCTCCGACATCTCTACACTGTCAGTAAAACGggaaaaaggtcaaataaacaaaaagactAATAACAATAGAGTTGCAGGGAATGATGGTGAAAATATTGCACCTGTTGAGGCCAACGCGCTCTATGATGGATAGCTCATTCCAGCTCATGAGTGGTGAATCCTCTTGACtggtttctatttttaaaaaaaaggaaaatccagTTATGACTCATGGTTAATGTTCttttaaatattctttttaGCCGTTACcttcctcactgtcctcactgccCAGCATGGTGGACAGACTGtaactctgtgtctctgcatcCGCCTGCAACAAGTTCACAAAGTTCAATTAGATTACATTCTAGTGTGACCAGGAACAAGCAGGACGGTTGGTAGATTATTTCACTCACCTCATTAGTTGCTCTCTCCATCATAATAatccagacttttttttcctcagataGAAACCAGATTAAATCTTCcacacagtgaacagtgagGATTTACACTCttgctgaaaacacaaacattagctCTTGTGTAGCGATTGGTTCATTTTCTCCCCCTGCCTTTCTTGTCTACTTAGAATAGATAATCCTATTATGAGATCCACAGTCAAACCAGAGTAGGACGGCCACCCCAGGAGGCTCATGGGAAGTCTTGTCTAGATCCACCCGTTGAACATATGATGCATAAACACTGGTTTGGAACCAGTGATGAAACAAGTGCTTATGAAATAAGATGCACAGTCCAACATTCAACTGAAAAAACTCCAACAGATTCCAAGTTCCTCTGACATGGGGTTATTCCAAAATGCATAAaggcttttgtttatttttgtttatatagtaCTGAGTGAAAGTCTGAGGCCATCACCAGTTTTGTTTGTCATATTCTGTGAGCATTGGCATTTGGGTTAGAATAATGTCACTGAAAGTTGGTTCAAGCAGGTCTTCAATAAATCTGGATTAATAGATATTTTCACAAATATACAGTTCCACTGGTTTTAAAAGAGCCTGGGtaatgttattgttcaagtgacatatggtaggtcacactaaatatttgacacttaaatctgtagaagctgttttgtttttttatttttaaaactgcatataTTTCCAATATTCTCTGgatgttccaataaagtgatggGGAAATAATTGTATGGTCATTGCTATAACAAATCTAATATAAGGATAGATTTGAAAGTCTTGTTCATTGtgcttacattttaaatgttttttaattctgttttcttgttCACGTTTAGCAATATAAACCACTTTTTATATGCACTTATTTGAAATATCAGTGCTGGTGTAATTCTCAGTCAGTCATTTACAGAGCACTTTCCCACATGAAGGTGTTGTAAATATAACATTGGATGAACTGATCAACATTATCTGACTACTTTAAAGATTGAGACTAGTTTTGATCTCAAGTCACCAGTGGACTTCCACTTCTGACCTGAAACGATGGCGTGTCAGAAAAATATCTGCTGGATTAGTCTTCCAGTAAATCAAGCCAATTTGTAATAATATCACATGAAGCTCGACAATGACAAAACATCCGACTCGATTTGAACCAGGTGCCTTGTATTTGATTTCAAACTGTTCCCAACAGAAATGTTTGTAAGTTCATAGGTAAATCTATGCATCATTACCAATAGATTAGAGTGATATCATGTATACATTACATGTGTCCATGTCAGAGGGAAATCTTTTCTTGCCCTTCAAGTATTCTTTGCCTCGCTCAATGTCTAAGCACACAATTCTTGCTAATTAACCACTTTCATAAAACCAGGATATTCAAATCCATGAGCAGTCATTTGGTTAAGGAAAAGCTTCAAATCCCAGGAGTGATCAAAcctgacaaataaaacactcaaattgCAAAATTTTGAAAcgtctttttttattaacagaAAAGATGTTTAATAGAGACGCTGGGGTTTGCCCATGGTGCTCTTGATGTAGAGGGCACGCACATTCTGCCAGTTCTTCTTTAGCAAAGACACCAGGAAGTTGACGGCCAGGTGGACGTTGTACACCAGCTCATCCTCTGTCATCTTTACATGTCCGACAGCCACGGCCAGACAGAGCACctacaaaataacaaacactaGTCAGAACGGATGGAAATAGTTTGTTTTGACCATCGTGGggcattatatacagtatgtatgtatgtgtgtgtgtgtatgcatgtatgtatatatacatacatgcatacacacattatGTTTGAGCAGTGGTTTAATGGGTCTTCTTGGTGGAAGTACCAAGATGCACTCGCacactgaattgaaatgaacagcattataaattaaataaatctggGTATTGTTGAGCGTACCTTCTTCATCTGGAATTTGATGGTGGATTTGACCTCGTCCACCTTGGTGTTCAGGTTCTCATTGTGTGTGAGCAGGGAGGGGAACTTGCCAGCCTTGTTCAGCCCAGGACCCAGGATACGTGGGATCTGCTTGATCAGAGACTCTGAGGCCAGGAAAGCATCATACTTCTTGGCTACAAGGAGTGAAGACAACCAGAGCCAACTTTAAAGACCTTGTCAATTATTGGTAATCATGTATCTCAGGGAGTTGTGTTTCTTAAATTCATACCAAGCTTCTTGACCAGCTTTTTGTTCTTATTGAGCTTCTTGAGAGCCTCGATGTCCATGTGTGGCAGTTCGGCTACTTTGGCCTCGTCACAATGCTGCTGGTCTCCCAGAACGCACACGGAAAACTTTGGTCTGGGGAGACTCTTCAGCCTGTAGATTAACATcacagcactttaaaaacacagggcCACTGCACAAGCACAGCAGAGTGAGGCTTAGAGACACCATCAACTCTGGGTTGATTTAAAAGTATTgcaataaagtcaaatattgGAATATTTTACAGCTTTATACCATATTGATACAAATTGTTTGACTTTAATTCAGCCTCTGACTGAGCTTGCAGCAGCCATTCAGACATTTGTCTCCCTTCCATTGGTCTCACTAAACTGAGAACATTTTACTATTCCAAAAATTGACTATTTGAGCAGAAGAATCACATCACCTGACAAAGTATTCTGCAGCCCATATTGGCAAATGAATAAAGTTGCTGGATATACAGCCCTATAACCTAATTAATCAACTTAAGGACCTCTGTTACTATGATCATTTGATTACATTTAATGTGGCGTTTGTGCAGTGTACTATATTTGTGAAAATTCTTTTCTAATGATCAGAATGCACAACATGCTTTGTCAAACAAAGACAGTTTTTATCTCAAGAGGAATTggggaaaaacacattaaccaGTGAAGCCATTTTATCTACCATTCTCCACCCTGATTTCACTGTGAAGTAGAAAAGTTCTTACCCATACCACCAACGTGGTCGGTGTCCAGCAGACCTCTTGAGTAACATTATGTAAATTGGTCGGCCTGAGGACATGAACTTACCAGCTCTGCCACTCAAAGCCTCCCCTCATGTTTTAAGACCCAGGGTAGGGGTCCGTCTGCTTCACCGCCACCAGCCGAAGCCAGGTCAGCTCAGTCAGACTACCCAGATTCATTTACCATGTCTGCCCCTGGCCTGTCTGGACTGTTTTCAAATATTATCAAGCCTCTACTGGCATTATGGACAGGCCATTTTAAAACTCAGACAGGGCTGGAAGCACACAGGGAAAAGATTGGGTGGTACAGTAAAAGGTCGAACCTGACAGTGCCGGAGAAACGCTTGTCCTTCTGGGGATCATAATTTTTCAAGCTGATCTGCAGCTCAACCGTCTCCACAAACCTGCAAACACAagaattaaatgaatgatttgGTACAATACACAACAGCGATACTGTTCAAGCAATTCAATTAACTTCAGTTCACTATTAATTCAAGCTTTAGTTACATTTTTGTGTtggatttaaacaaaaatagagcAATACCAAATGAGACACCATCAAAATACTAGCAACTATAGAAATATGAGAACTTCTTACTAACATGGACAATCAGCATTTTTTAGGGCTGCGACAAtttgattaatggattatttaacacgactattttgataatcaattactTGGTTAGAATGATTTCCAATAATTAAAATCAgcttttgatttttcagcttcttaaatgtgaatatttccagatttctttgttcaataaaaacaagatattaaaacaaaatgtgtcaatattttacagaccaaagaaaaactcaattaacagacaaaaaaatggaCCGATCAATTGATAAAACTAATCGTTAGTTTTCTTATTGACATTATACACTCAAAAACTTTTGCCTCTGCAAATGATGAATTGTTCAGTAATTGCTATAaaattcaagaaaaaaaaattgaatattaACATGTTTAACCCAAAAATTATGAACCACACAGCAAAGTGAGAGATAAAGTAATCTACATATTACTAAACAGAATAAAGAGCAAGAAGATAGATGATAGAGCAGATAGAGCATTTGTATCTTCTGCAGCTTCGCTGACACACTTCACAAACTAGCTGATGTGAACTTACTTCCTCGGCTTTCCCACGGAGCCCTGAAGAACCTCCTTCACGGCCTCATACAACATATCCCTGGAAACCTTACTgtaaaaagaatgaaaacatgacacgCGTTAAATGCGTAACATCCCAGCACAGCCATTCGCAGACGGGGCTTAAGTATCGACATTTTagttaaaaggaaaaagaaaacggCGGTCAGTTTTGTGTTAAAATCTTCTAGGGGAGTTACTATAAATATATAATCTAGGATTATGAACGTAGATGGGTTCCTAAACTGAGGATGGCGATGGATTAATGTGAAGTTAACGTGGTGTCCTTCCTCCGCGGAAGAACCGGCACCATATTCGGCATTCAACTGCATGTATTCAGAAAAACTGGACTTCGAACACATATGTCACATAATATAGTAACTCCATGGGTTTAGGAACCTAACATGCCGAAAATAAACGAGGAAACACTATGTATTTTCACATATATTCGTCAAATTAGCTCTAACCTCATGATTGCGGCTGTTCCCTCCCGTGCAGCTACGCTGAAAAGGAAGTTCACCCGGAAGTTACGCAAAATAAAGACGACGGTGGTGACGACATCAAGAAACGTCAACGACCGttctgtgaataaaacaaaaaatgattagttttatattattttgccACACCATTAATCGTCTTTGCACCAAATATTCGTTATAAGTGACAGGTTTttgcatttaaatcatttaaatatatatatatttcagcTATTTCCAAAGTGTGTGACATGGCCCCCCGGTGGGCTGTCATGGTACTGCAGGTTGACTGTGTGAGatcacaatgaatgaatgaatgaatgaatgaatgaatacacactcccgctttatcctccacatgaggggggGCGCTGgtcaataaatatataatgtctttattttcagttttatctTAAGTCTAAAACGACCATAACATATCTCGGATTCAATTTATTAACAGGCGTCACTGGATTTATTGTCCTCTCATATTTACAGTTGAACATCTCTAAGGAGTTATTATCTCTGATAAGGGGAATTAATGGCAAGTGGTTCTAAGAAACAGAACAGAAGAACTTTTTTAACAGGTTTATTAACATGTATTAGAGCAGAAGAAACCTTGGGATTAACACTTACTTACTAGTCCACTTGTGTAATAGAATTatgttaacataacataacataaatgagTAATAATCCCATACAATGCAGTTGCAGTAAGAATAACATTGTTTGGCATTCTGATAAGTGCTCTTCTATGGCATCAATAAGTGGAGGCTGTTGTCTATGCagatgaaacaataaaacacagaggaggGGTTATACTTTTTCACACAAAtaattaattgtatttatacTCTCATAGATTCCTGATTGGAGGACTTTTAAATAAAGCACCATCACGTTGTGTGTGCGATTCTTTTTAGGGCAGCTTGAAGAGACTTTTTCAGGAAAGTCTCATTTACTGTCAGGCAACTCGAcaaggagtgtttgtgtgcagcagtcacctagaaaacaaaacaaacaacaagcaaacaattaatacacacacagaagtatCAATAACAAAATCCAGTATTCAACCACTATGTGTGATAGGGGTAGGAATCAATTCTGTGTTAActaatatattgcaagacaatcatacagTGATGCATCGTGATATCTgtctaagaaaataaaatgtctgtgaaatgtTAAAAGTGCAGGCTtcctctatttattcacaacacagagaacaaagtgcataaggtctatgtattgaacatagAACATCTTTTAACATAGCTTTCTCCGCCACAATCCCACtataaactccctcttctttggccagGTAGATCCTGCCCAAGTTTCCCTAATTTATTTGAGGAGAAATGATGTAACAACACCCAGTAAGTGAGTAAAACTGGCAGGGACCGCTTACTTTAGAGCACCataatttgttcattaaaacatcaatattttccCTGGCatatcgattatcgtattgcacgaggaaagATGACCTAACCGATATGGTGACCCACCCCTAATGTGTGATACAGATTTACAAACTCACATGGCTGCTATATTTGGTGAGGACCGTTAACATCATCTTTGCAAACTTGACAGACTTTGTGAACAGAGGAGCCTGGCTGACGAGCTGCTCAGTGAACTCTGTGAACACTTCTTCATTGAAGTCaggctgaaaacaaacaaacaactcaaTGACAATCAATATTGAAACTGGACTTGCTGTACTTCTTCCATGAATGAATACTGGACTAACCTTGGAGTCTAACAAGCTGTGGATCATGGAGAGCACTGCCTCACTCCATGAGATCTTGAAAGTCATTCTGAAAGAAAATATATAGGGTAAACTTACAAGTGCATCAACAGCCAACCAATAACTATCTGAGCTAATCATTACCACTGTCAAGGAGATTATGTTTTTaggaaatgtttaataaatggattgctcacacacatgctcaatgtgtgtgtttcctttatAGAATTTGCATcaacaacattttgaaatgtaaaaaggctcctttttatttatctgcCAAATGTGAGCTTTAATGAAAGTTTACACTATATCACATCACAATTCAGTTTTGCTTTGGAAGTAGCATTCAATCAGATGTGAAATGTATCTTTATAAAATAGTTTTATCATAAAAAGGTaaggaaacagaaaatattttttagTGTGGCTCGACACACAACGTTTCTAAAATCAAGTATTAGaagttaaagtttttttaaaggcatGCATATGTATAATGTGATACTCTACATCAAACTTGATTTTATAAGTGTATAGCTATGGAAAAGAATGTGTTCTTGTAGGTGCTTTTCCTACATTATATGATAAAATGTGGAAATAAGATCCCTGGAAGTTGGGGGTGTTGTCTTGAAGCTAGTAAAAAGCTGCAACATTAACATATACTAGGTCTGTGTTTggttgtttaatgttttattaagaagaaaaaatgtgtagaaaaaaagggagattttgtttttaggCCATATTACCCCAGCCTCGCTGGAAGGAAATGATTAGATTTAGGGGGGATTTGGATAAGGAAATGAGCAGCCTTAACAGAGGTTTGTGCTTTCTCTTcttatgaggttttttttttactatactGGGTAACTGCCTCTTTGGTTTATTGCAGGGTttagagaaagagggagaaatggTTCAATGCTGGATCTTACTGAAGCAGCAGGAGTCTGTAGTGTGAGTCCAGGCAGCCTTCAATCAATCTGTTCAGCAGCTCAGCCTGTGGATTCcctgacaacaaaacaaagttctCAGTAAAGGATCAACTGATGTTCTTTCTCTCATAAACAAAGACACTGAATCCACTGGTGCTGTCACTGACAGACTCTGACCTGCACTCAGACATATTGTGTTCATGAATGATTCATTTGTGCTGATGTAGCTTAGTGTTTTCCCTCACCTATGTTCTTCTCCATTAGAACCGGTCCAATTAGAGCATGGCACATTGGTCTGGGATAGTGGCTGCACAGTGACGTCACTGCAGTAACCAGGCATCTGGAGGCCGGTTCTGACAGGGACAGAACCTACACACAGAGCCAGCACATCCCATTAGTATCAAACACAAGCATATTGTGTGTGCCCTTTTGCATATCCTTTGGTGTACCTTCTTCAACAGGAGGCTCTTGATGAGTGCTGCTGCCGTGCTGTAGCTGAggtcaggagagagagacaaaacactgctgcacaGTTTAGGCAGAGTGTGCTCCAGCAGATCAGGCAAATTCAGTGAGCTACATAACAGCTCCACCTAAACAGGAGAGGTAAACAATAAGTTATTATACATTAGTGAGtggaatataaataaaataaaaaaggtaaaaaaaagaagtaggaGCAACGGTAAAAATATGTGGCACTGAAGTCTTTAATTGAACTAATTAGTGTGATTCAGACTGGtgctttattttttctgttttattcactttatttttgtgaatcTATGTTGACCAAATCATATTTCCtacagaacagaaaacacagaggtaTTTTTGATGCAGGCGCTAAATAAAGTGAGCCATAAAAATTTTATGACATACCTGGGTGACGTCACAGTTATTCAGAACTTGGAACACATCTATGGAGCTCTGGTCCCACTGCaaacacataattaaaaaaaatcatggtTACCatgatacaaaataataatgattatatcctggtggataaaataaaataaaatatatatcttACCTCTGTTTGACTCTCCAGTAATTCTTTTATTTGAAGAACAGAGACCTAAAACATAGGGAACCAATTAAATGTATTCACGTCTCAGCTGGATAATGAAACTGTATATAACGCCTGATTTGTTAACCTGATTTGATCTCTTTGGTTCTCTcgtaaagctgcagtgcaaaaCCTAAGGTGatctttgttgttgatgatgttattattttgcctctgttttgttttggaaaacagaaacattgaGACATTTGCTTGCTGcattcttcatctgaaaatgggcttgtttgtgtgtatacagtggcaacACACGGCCAGACGAGGGCAAAAAGCATTTATCTCACAGCTGAACCAGGTTACATTGCACAGTACAGTTTTAACAGACAAAGCCTGTGTTTCTTTGCCATCAGCATCATCTACCTTGATATATTCTGGCAGGAAATCACTGGTGACTGGTGCTGGCTGCAGCTCTTCAGCAGGAGTTGCTGTTGGAACATCTCTCTCTAACCTCTCTGATGTCTCCTCATTTACATTCCGTTCTTCAGCATCAACTCTATCAATATCACAGACATCCGTCTTTGTCCTTTTACTGTGCTGTCCCGCATCTTCATCGCTTGAGTCCAGAGTGACAAGACATAGTTTCCTTTTCCTTTGTGTCCCCACCTCTGATGAACCGGAATCACCCTGAGATTCAAATCCTTCTCTTTGACCACTGAGGCACTGGGCCCATCCTCCTGTTTCACCATTAACGATCAAATGCTGTGACAACTCCTTCAGTCtctggctgcacagtggagtgTACAGAGGCTCCTCATTGTGCACACCGAGGCTCCTCTTCAACTGTTGACCCACAGCAGAAATCCAGGGGTTTGGATGAGGGTCCCGGCTGAGACATTTGAGCAGATGGAGGACAGACCTCTGAGGGAGAACCGAGTGGATCAGGTAGATGAAGGACAGCAGATTTTGTTTGAATAATGGAGGAAACAGGCACACCAAGGGTTTTCTGGAATAAGTGAGGGGAAAATGGCTGAGAGACATAACACTGCACTCACTTTGTCACTTTCAAGCAAATGTATAGCCTCTCAAATAAGACTTGCTAATCCCAAAGCCCCCCAGAATTACATAGTattttaactgctgctgcttttctagCATTTTACATGGTGTTTTAATcaaaaaactgtcaaatgtacactgtacatgtaaaaggtttattctaaaGCTATGAAAATCATAccatgtgatttttattttaaagcaattacatACTTATACAAGCATACTTGTGGCTATAATGTTCTGTTTTGCAATTAAATTCTGCTAAAAGTTACACATTGGCCCTTTAAACTTAAAgagcttatttatttttattttttgtagaGAACATAATCTTTATGATTACGGGAACCTGACCCAGAGCTGTGAACCGTGTTCCGTTACTTACACAGTAAAAGGCTGCTCTTCAGTCACTTCGTCGTGACACAGTGTTTCTATGAAGTGACACAGCGACATGTCGGGATTCCCTCGCTGCTGCTTGTGGAAGACGGTCAGAGCTTTGTGAGCACCGGAGGCTCCGGACATCAGCGAGCGGAGCAGCAGTTTCGACTGACCGTCAAACCGACTGAGGCTCATCATAGCGACGGTTAGCTTCTGCTCTGCACACCCTGGAAAGTGTTTTCACCCGGTTTGTTTACGCCACCACAACTTTCCAGCTGACGGACCGGCCTGTGCTGTGAGCCCGCCACTTGTTGACATTTCTTCCTCGCTGAATTATGGGTGACACACTGAGTTTCACAGCGCCACCTAGCGATCAAGACAGGAGCAGCGTTTTCTTCTTCAAGAGAGAGGGATAGAAGCAGATTCTAGTCTCAGATTTTAGATAGAGTTTAAATtgaattttcatttattttcctcagtttcagggtaCATACTGGTTTAGACATTTTTAATGTCATCAGTAACATCCATGCATATGTAGCATGTAGAACAAAAGAGTTAATTCCTCAAATAGGATATGCATAATCCAGAATGTGAAGTGGAAACAAAAGAAGTACTCATGGGTCAGCAGATTATATTTTCCCTCCCTGGATTATAAACCAGCCAGGTGGTGTGACACCACAGGGGGCCGTGTATTTTCTGCCCCTCTGTTTATGCTACCTCTCCTGTGTCCCCCATTCTTCTTTTCACTTCAACAGGCCAAgacagatggctgcacatctttgactCTGGTTCTCTCAgatttctctccactgatgccaatAATGCTTTGCACATTGTGACGTGGGGTTTTCTCGActctttaatatttaatggttTCTGCTATGAGATAAACTAAACTGAACCGGAACAGCCATTTTGACTGAAAGTCGTTACTAAACAATCTTTAGTGCTCTTCTGCATGCATGTTCTTTATAGGGTGCCAGTGCTGGAGTTAATGTGcagataacattttaaaactggtTTAATGATATTTAGCCCTTATGTGGTTAcatcaatttcattttaaaaaggaaaacattgcCCCCTCAGTTTCCAAAAGCCTTAGTCATTTCATCTTGGTACCACAGAACAGCGACATCTATACAAATTTGGGCAGAATTTATTTGGTCACTGAGACATCCATTAAATTCTTCCATGGGTCATAAACTACATCC includes:
- the fance gene encoding Fanconi anemia group E protein, which gives rise to MMSLSRFDGQSKLLLRSLMSGASGAHKALTVFHKQQRGNPDMSLCHFIETLCHDEVTEEQPFTVKPLVCLFPPLFKQNLLSFIYLIHSVLPQRSVLHLLKCLSRDPHPNPWISAVGQQLKRSLGVHNEEPLYTPLCSQRLKELSQHLIVNGETGGWAQCLSGQREGFESQGDSGSSEVGTQRKRKLCLVTLDSSDEDAGQHSKRTKTDVCDIDRVDAEERNVNEETSERLERDVPTATPAEELQPAPVTSDFLPEYIKVSVLQIKELLESQTEWDQSSIDVFQVLNNCDVTQVELLCSSLNLPDLLEHTLPKLCSSVLSLSPDLSYSTAAALIKSLLLKKVLSLSEPASRCLVTAVTSLCSHYPRPMCHALIGPVLMEKNIGNPQAELLNRLIEGCLDSHYRLLLLQMTFKISWSEAVLSMIHSLLDSKPDFNEEVFTEFTEQLVSQAPLFTKSVKFAKMMLTVLTKYSSHVTAAHKHSLSSCLTVNETFLKKSLQAALKRIAHTT
- the rpl10a gene encoding 60S ribosomal protein L10a isoform X2 — encoded protein: MSSGRPIYIMLLKRSAGHRPRWWYGLKSLPRPKFSVCVLGDQQHCDEAKVAELPHMDIEALKKLNKNKKLVKKLAKKYDAFLASESLIKQIPRILGPGLNKAGKFPSLLTHNENLNTKVDEVKSTIKFQMKKVLCLAVAVGHVKMTEDELVYNVHLAVNFLVSLLKKNWQNVRALYIKSTMGKPQRLY
- the rpl10a gene encoding 60S ribosomal protein L10a isoform X1; this encodes MSKVSRDMLYEAVKEVLQGSVGKPRKFVETVELQISLKNYDPQKDKRFSGTVRLKSLPRPKFSVCVLGDQQHCDEAKVAELPHMDIEALKKLNKNKKLVKKLAKKYDAFLASESLIKQIPRILGPGLNKAGKFPSLLTHNENLNTKVDEVKSTIKFQMKKVLCLAVAVGHVKMTEDELVYNVHLAVNFLVSLLKKNWQNVRALYIKSTMGKPQRLY